The genomic region GCATTCACTGCAGTGGTGCTGAAATCGTACTTATAGGCTGCGCCTTCAAGGTTTAAAACACCTGCGGCAAATTTCTTTTCCAGCAAAGCATCAATGTTGTAAGCAAAATAATCGTCACTTGCACCTACAGCGCCTACAGCATCTTTTTGATACATACCAACTAACGCTACAGAGAGTACGTCTTTACCGTAGTAAGTACTGCTTGTGTAATAAGCAGGGTCATTCCCAGCATCCCAGAAGTCATATTGCAATCGACCACTGAACATCAAATCGTCAGAACGATTAGGATTCAATGCATTGTTACCATTGAAGGAAGATGCGCGATTACCTTCATAAGTACCAACGGAATACACCAGGCGCTTATCCATTAACTTACCCCAGACCGTGACACCGATATCACGACCAATGAACTTGTTCTGGTAACGCGAAACTACACCAGGATAAGACCAGGGGCATTGAGGAAGAAAGGGCCATCAAGATTGGCTCTGTCAGTTGGCGGAAGCAATTGACCAACCCAGATATTGAATTCATCCATGAACTCAAACTGCAGGTAAGCATCCAGTACTTCCATAGCACCATCGTCACCATATCCATCCACGGTACTGGTAAACAAGTTCAAGGTACCCTTGATATATTTGTTCAAGGAACCATTGATGTAGATACGCGCATCATGGACATCAAAATCCTTGGAATAGGAACTGCCGTTGGGAGCAGCATCATCTTGACTCGTGAACTGAGTACGGATCCCCATGCCGATGCTGATGGACTTGTCTTCACCAAAGGTGATCGTGCCAGCAGCCTGCGAACTCATGGACGGCAATGCGGCAGACGTTGCCAGCGCCACCATCAGCGCACACTTCTTCATCTTGAATTTCATCTTTACTTACCCCTTTATCAAGTTTCACCAAAAATCATCGGGCTGAACGGTGAACTACCCGCCAAATCTTTCGTGTTGCCAGATTAGCGATTGAGGGGTTAGGCTTAAATACGTCATATTGCGTACATGCGCAGATTCGTGAGGCGTGGTAATTTGACTGCGCGCTCGATCCAAACCCATATCCAACAAGGCATTGCAAGAATGAACGACCAGATGAAAAGCCAAGTAACACGTAAAGGAATACCTGCACTAATGATTGCCACACTCTTGTTGGCAGGCTGCGGCGGAGAGTTTGCCTACAAGCGAGGGGCCGGGGTCAATGACTTGAATTCGGCAAAATCCGCATGCCAATCGAAAGGACTGCAGGGCAATGCCTTTGCCCAGTGCATGGAGGAAAGTGGCTGGGTATTCCACAACCCGCTCGATGCAGCAGAAGATGACGACCCGGTCATCAAGGCTTCATTCAAGAAGGATTACCGCAATACCGCTTCCAGCACCGCGAGCGCCCATGCAGAGGAAGCATCAGAAACAGCGAGTCCAGGCGAGACCAAGCAAGAAACGGCAGCGAAACCCGCCGCCAAGAAGCCGGCAGACCCGATGGATATCTTTGTCGTCAACTCCTGGTGGAAAACAGGCCGTGGCGCCGACAGCCTGAAAAGCGACATTCAGCAATGCGTGGCTCAACTTGGCCCGGAACATAAGCCTGACATGTCGGGGAAGACTGCCAAGGCGACACGCGGCCTGTTGCTGTGCATGAGGGAGCTGGGCTGGAAAGCGCTGCAAGCCCACGAATGACCACAAAATCTGTGCATAACATTGTGGGCAGTCTGGGGATGGCGTCACTAAGCAATTGATGGTGCAAAAATAAACGCCATTGCCTTGAAAATAGGCAATGGCGTCGATGCTACGGTAATGGTGAGCACAATACGGCTCAGCCGTATTTGCGGAACTGCCCCACAACCACGCCGAATATCTCGAAATCCCCCTCTGGGCGGATGACAGGGAAATCCTTGTTGGCAGGAATCAATACGAACTGGTTGCCCTCCTTGCCCAAGGTCTTCAATGTAAATTCCTTGTTGAGGATGGCGACGACGATATCTCCGACATTGGCAAACGGGCGCTTTTCGACGATGACGACATCACCGTCGAATATGCCCGCGTCCTTCATGGAGTCGCCGCGAACCGTGATCAGGATAGTCTGCGATGGCTTCTCGATCAGATAGTCATCGATCCCCATTGTATCCAGGCTGTCGCCATAGGCAGGTGTGGCAAACCCGGCCTGCACCGTGCTCTCGGCAATGATGCGCTCAAAGAAGCGCCTGCCTGGTTTAAGCCGCTTATCCGGCGCATAGTCGATGAAGCCTTGCAGTTTCAGGCGTGCCACACACGAAGTCACGGCATTTTTCGACTTGAATCCAAGCAATTGCGCTACATGACTAAAGGTAGGCAATGTCTTGTGCTCGGCAAAATAGTCCTGGAGCTTGCCCAGGTATTCAATATCTTTGTCTTGTCCCATGAGTGGAAATCTACTGTACGAATGTACAAAAAGTCAAGCCTCTCAGTGAAAACTTCTCAACAGGCCTCTTAAATTCTGCAAACGCATTCTTCAATACTGGCTCAACATCACTCAACAGAAACTCTCATGCTTACCAATCGCGTCTTGCCTTGGGTAGCTGTAGCCGATGATCAAGGGTGAGGTTGGTCATCAAGAATTGACTCAGGTCATCGTCGAAAACACCGGGGTTTCCTTCATGATGCATTAACGAATGACAACCCGCGTCTATATTAATAACTATTAATCATATTAAATTATTGCAACGATGTGATAATTTAATAAGTGCATTATTCGCGCCTCTGGCAATCCTGTCGGGAATCTGTTCACAGAACACACAGCATTCATGGACTGGCTACCCACATTGCTCGCTGCTGCGGGCACGCAGCCCGACGCCCGCTACCAACCTGACGGCGAAAATGTGCTGCCAGTCATTCTTGGCGAAGCAGCCGTGCGCCCGCGCACACTTTTCTGGCGCTACAAGGGGCAGGAACAGGCCGCCGTGCGCTCAGCCGACTGGAAATACCTGAAAATCAACGGCAACGAGTTCCTGTTCGACCTGAGCAAGGACCAGCGCGAACGTGCCAACCTGGCGGAGAAATATCCACAGGTGCTGGCCGAGCTCAAGGAAAAATGGCAACACTGGAACAGCAGCATGTTGCCGATTACCCCGGATGTACGCTCACACAGCGTCAATGGCAAGATGCAGGCAGACAGGTATGGCGTGCCTGCCCCCTGAGGGCCTCAACCAACCCATCACGTTGCCGCCCTGCCCTGCATTGCCTTGCTGAATTGGCGATCAGTGTGCTGAATCACCACGCAAGGGCTGTCATTTCAGCCCTTCTCCCTACTAGCAAAGGCGTCAGACTGAGAGCAGCAATACTGATATGCCAGCCACCAAAGCCAGTGCGATGACAGGATAAGTACGCAATGCCAGCTCCCGCCCGCCTATCAACCCGACCAGAACCGCCTTGAAGATGCTATTGCTGACCACCGCGAGGACAATGCCCAGCACCGCGACATGGCTGGCAAGCTCCTGATGCGCACTGCGCGACAGGGACAAGGTGATTGCATCCACATCGGCGATCCCGGCCATCAGAGAAACCAGGTAGACGCCGGTATCTCCCCAATAGCGCCGGCCCGCTTCCACCAGGAACAAAATGAGCGTCAGCAACAAGGCAAACCGCAGCGCAGGTCTCAATTCGAATGGATTGCGCAATGGAGTTTCAGCGTTTGCAGGCTCTTGATGGACAGCCCGCCGCCAGAAAACAGCCGCACCGACCATGTAGACCAGAAACATGGTGCCCAGCGACCAGGCAATGGGCGGCAATAGGGAGGCATTCACGACAGCGACTTCCAGCAACACGCGCGGGAACATCAAACCCGAGGTCGCCAGCAGGCCCGCTGCCAGCAAACTATGCAGGTTCTTGGCAGACAGGCGCGACAGGGTCAATGTCATTGCGGTAGAGGAAACCAGGCTGCCGAGAATGGCCGTGAGCATCAGGCCATAGCGCGTGCCGGTCAAACGCACGGCGATATAGGCAATGAAGCTGAGGGCTGCGATCAGCACCACCATCCACCAGGTGGTGTAGGGATTGAACACCTGCCAGGAATCGTAGGACTCGTTGGGCAGCACCGGCAGCATGACCACAGAGATGAATAGCAGCTTCAACGCACCGGAAAGCTCCGCCTCGCTCATGCGCTTCAAGAGGGTATGCAGAACATTCTTCAAGCTGAGCAGCAAGGCCACCACTACCGCCCCGGCACTGGCCAGCATGACATTGTCCGAGAGCGCCAGGCTGCCCAACAGGAAAGTAATCAGCAGCGCCAGCTCGCTGGTAATGCCCTGGTCGCCATTGCGGCGCAAGTCGCCCACATAGGCAATGCTGACGACCAGCATCAGTGCCACCAGCACCGTCACCCAGACCGCAATGCCGAGATGCTGGCTGAGCAGGGCGCTCAGTCCCCCGAGCAGGCCGGTCAGGGCGAAAGTGCGTATCCCTGCACTCTGGCGGGACTCTGTCTCGTCACGCTCCTGCCAGCCACGCTCGGCCCCGATCAATAACCCTGCCCCCAAGGCAATGAGCAGGTGAAGCATTACATCTACAGAGACGGACTCAGGCATCAAGCGGCTTTCTCAACAATGGTTTAGGGCCTGTTCCAGGCGCTCACATCATACATGACGGCGCGATATCCAAGATAGGACCCGGCGCGGGACAAGGAAGAGCCAGGCTACTGTCTCCCAGGCCGCGCTAGGCCCAGGTGGCCGCGCAATGTCGTGTGCTCGTAATCCTCGCGGAACAAGCCGCGCCGTTGCAGGATGGGAATCACATGGTCGACGAAATCCTGAACGCTGTCAGGCTGCACAGGTGGCATCAGGTTAAACCCATCGGCGCCGCCATTGCGGAACCAATGCTCCATCTGGTCTGCCACCTGCTCGGGAGTGCCAACCATGGTGCAATGCCCTCCTCCGGCCGCCAGGCGGCCCAATAGCTGGCGTACCGTGGGCCGCTCGGTTTCAATGATGCGCAACACGGTGGCGTAGCGCCCCTTGGGGCCGGTGAAGGCTTCCAACGGCGGTAATGGCGGCACCGGGGCATCCAGCTCCCAGCCCATGCAATCCTGGTCGATGAACAACTGCAATTGCCGCAACGAGGTTTCCGCAGGCAGCAGTTCATCCAGTGCGCGCTGCTTGGCACGCGCCTCAGCCTCAGTTGAGCCGATGAAGGTCACCAGGCCGGGCAGGATGGGCACATCCACCTGCCGTCCGGCAGCCTTGACCCTGGCCTTGACGTCACGGTAATAGGCCTGGGCCGATGGCAGGTCGTAGGCCACCGCATAGATCGCCTCAGCGTGTTTTGCCGCCAGCGCGCGACCATGCTCGGAAGCGCCGGCCTGGAACAGCACGGGATGTCCCTGCGGCGGGCGCGGCACGGTCAACGGCCCGTCGACGAGAAAATGCTTGCCCCGGTGGTTGATCTGGCGCACCCGGCTTTCGTCGACGTAATCGCCAGCGCGGTCGTTGAGCAGCGCACCATCGTCCCAGCTATCCCACAACTGCAGCACCGCCTGGATGAACTCTTCTGCCCGGGCATAGCGCTCAGCATGGCCAGGCATGGCTTCATAGCCGTGATTTCGGGCCTCGACGTCGAACATGGACGTCACCACGTTCCAGCCCGCGCGCCCACCGGAAATATGGTCAAGCGAAGCCATCAGCCGTGCGGCATGGAATGGTGTGAAGAAGGTGCTGGAAATCGTGCTCACCAAGCCGATGTGCCGGGTGGCGCGGCTGATGGCCGTAAGCATGGTCACCGGTTCGAGAAACCAGCGTGGACCATCGGTGATGTTGTTGGTGGCATGGCCGTCGGCAAAGAACACGGCGTCCAGCTTGCCACGCTCGGCCAGCTGCGCCATTTCCTCGTAATAGCGGATATCACCAAGCCGCTCGACCTGGGAATCCGGGTGGCGCCAGGCCGCATTGTGGTGGCCGCAGCCGAACAGGAACAAGTTGATGTGCATCATGGCAGAACAAAAGCCTCTTTAGTGAATTCGATCATGACAGGCGCTGAGTCAGCGGATAGCATATTGACGCGAGCAAGAATGGCTGGAAAAAAGCTTAGCAGCGATCCTGGCTAGACGACTTGCCGCAGGCAGCGCAAGAAATAACGCCAGAGCTGGGCAACAACGCCAGAAAAATGGCGTCAGCCATCCTAATTCTTGACCAGCCCGCCATCCACCACCAGGTTCTGCCCCGTCACCGCGCGCGACCAGGGCGAAGCGAAGAACAGCACCGCGTCGGCGAACTCTTCCGGCGTAGTAACGCGGCGCAAGGGTGTGCTCGCGGCAATCAGGTCAAATACGGCATCCGGTGTGGCAGCAGAGGCGTCAGTCGTGCGCAGCAGGCCGCCCGACACCATGTTGACCGTGATGCCATCAGGCCCCAGATCCTGCGCCAGGGTGCGCGTGAGGGAAAGCAGCGCTGCCTTGGCGGCGGTGTAATCATGGTAAGGCACTACCGGGTTCTGGAACAGGTTGGTGCCGATATTGATCACCCGGCCGCCGCCCTGCGCACGCATGCCAGGCAAACAGGCCTGGACGGTATTAAGGGCACCGCGCACCACACCCTCAAATTGCTGCTGCAACTCTTCCCATGCCAGCTCATGCGCATGCGACCGCGCATCGCCGTTGAACTTGAAGTCAGGCAGGGCGTTGTTCACGATGGTGGTTACGGTCTTGCCGAAATGCGCCTGCGCCTGCTCCACCATCGCCCGCACGGCAACGGCATCACTCACGTCCGCCCGGATCGCCAAGGCCCGCCCCGGCGCTTCATCTGCCAAGGCCTCGGCGGCTTCCGCACTGTGAAGATAGTTGACGACCACACTTGCCCCCTGACCAAGGAAGGCGCGAGCGATATGCCGCCCCAGCCCACGGCCTGCGCCGGTGACGAGCACGAGTTGTTCTTGAATCGGGAGTAGCGATGAAGATGGATTGCCCATGTAATTCCTTTGCAATGGTCCATGGCAAGGGAATACATGGCAGCGCAAACTGCGACAGGCATTCCTCCGCCAGTATGATCTGGATCAGGTATACGGGTGTGTTCTCAGCCCTGACTGAATTGAATCATTCAAACAAGGCACCCCGTGCCGAAGAGTGGCTAACAAAACTCTCCTGACGTTGTTGTGCTCTGCCTTGCCGTACTATTTGTACGGTCTGCGGCAGAGCGCCCAGTCAGGATCGCTTGGCTGAGTTTTATTTAGCCACTCTGAGGCCGAACCATACCATGAAACATGAATTATCCGCATGTCTTCATCGCACACTGGAAGAATATCGCTATAATTCCAGACCTAACCTAGGGGAGCCGCTTGCGGCTGAGAAATGACAACCGTCATGACCCTTAATACTTGATCCAGACCATGCTGGCGAAAGGAAGGAAACAACGCATTCGATGTGCGTGCTCCTTGTCGTTCGCCGATTACCAGGAGTCACCACGCAATGCTCAGTACACAAGCCGTTTTCACCTGGCTGGTCTTTTTCGCCGCCATTTTCGCCATCGCTGGCATAGCTTATTCACGCAGGTTCCGCGGCAATCTTGAGGAATACATCGTCGCGCGTAATAGCCAGGGTACGCTGGCCAGTATCATGACCCTGCTGGCCTCGTCGCTGGGCGCATGGATATTGTTCTCGCCTGCGCAGGCAGCGACCTGGGGCGGCCTGACTGCCGTGATCGGCTATGCTATTGGCGCCATGTCGCCCCGACTTGCCATGATCCCGCTCGGCAAGCGCATGCGCGAGCTGATGCCCAGCGGTCACTCGCTGACTGAATTCCTCATCGCCCGCTACGGCAAGCCCATGTACCTGCTTGCGCTGACCATCATGCTGTTCTACCTGTTCATCGCCATGAGCGCCGAGATCACCGCCATCGCCAAGATGGTCACGCTGCTCGCGCCGGTGCCGCTCTGGGCCACTGCTGCCATCGTGCTCGGCTTCACGCTGCTCTACACCACCTACGGCGGCCTCCGTGCCTCCATCTTCACCGACAAGGTGCAGATCGTCATCATCATCCCGCTGTTGGCCGCGCTGGTCTTCATCGGATGGCAGGCGACCGGCGGCATTGCCCCGATCGCGGAAAAGCTGCAGCACACCGCGCCGCAGTTGATCGACCTGGAGGATATCGGCGGCATCAAGGCCGGGCTCACCTTCTTTGTCGCCATCCTGCTCACCGGCATCTTCCACCAAGGCAACTGGCAGCGCATCTACTCCGCCAAGGACATCCCTACCATGCGCAACGGCTTCCTGCTCGGCGGCATTCTCGTCGTGCCCTTCATCTTCATCATGGGCTTGTTCGGACTGGCCTTCATGGCAATGACACCGGACGGCGACAGCTCAGTGGCGTTGTTCAGCGTGATCATGCCCAATATCCCGCTCTGGTTGGCCGTCGCCCTGATTCCGCTGGGCATCTCGCTGGTCATGTGCAGCGTGGACACGGCCATCAGCGCCATCTCCAGCATCGTGGCGGTTGATATCGGCCGCGTCATGCCCAGAAGTAGCGCAGCCAGCCTGATGCGCCTGTCGCGCTGGCTGGTCCTGCTGGTTGCGATTCCCGTGCTGGTCGTCGCCGCGCAAGGCTACAGCGTGCTCTACCTGTTCCTGCTGGCAGACCTGCTCTGCGCAGCGGCAGCGTTTCCGGTGTTCTTTGGCCTGTTCAGCCGCTCCCACACCGGCCGCGAAGCCGTCACAGGCACCGTGGCAGGACTCGCCGCAGGCCTGTTCATGTTTCCGATGCCTTACCAGCCGGTGACACATTTGCTGGAGTCCTTCCTGCTTGCTGCCCTGGCCCCGGTTGTCGTGATTACCCTCATGCGCTTGCTCAAGCGCCGAAAACAGCATTTCGACCTGACCACGCTCAACGGCAGCGTCCGTAAACTGGATGGGGGACAGCTTTAAGGTAGCAAGGACTTGTTGACAAACCCTTCCCAGCACAGCCATCATCAAACCATTGAATACCGAATATTGTCATTGAAAACAATCGAATAGTGTCATCTATACGAAAATAGGAGGTTCGCATGAATACACAATGGAACAATGTGTGGAGCACGGTGCAAGCCGGACTCGGCGACAATATGCTCCAGTTGCTGGGCGCGCTGGCCATCCTCGTATTGGGCTGGCTGTTCGCCGTACTGGTACGAGCCGGCGTGCGACGCGGTCTCGGCATGGCAGATCTGAACCGCCGCTTTGCGCAGATGACCGGTCAGACCGGGAAAATTGTGGATATCGAAAAAGGCGTCGCCATCAGCCTGTTCTGGATAGTATTGCTGTTTACCTTTGTCGCGGTGCTCAATTCGCTCGACTTGGCGATGGTATCCGACCCGTTCGCCGCACTGCTCACCGAAATGTTCGCCTATGCGCCGCGCATCCTTGCAGCGCTGGTGCTGGCATTGATCGGCTGGCTGCTGGCCAGCTTGGTACGCGCCATCATCACGCGCGTGCTGGCGAAAACCACGCTGGATGAAAGGCTGGCCGAGCATGCAGGCATGGCACCTATCAGTGACAGCCTGGCACAGGCCCTATTCTGGCTGGTGATCCTGCTGTTCGTGCCAGCCGTGCTGGGCGCGCTGCAGTTGCAGGGCCTGCTCGATCCGCTGCGCGACATGGTAGGCCGGGTACTCGACATCCTGCCCAATGCAGTCGCCGCACTGGTGATCGGTAGCGTTGGCTGGATCGTCGCCACGGTGCTGCGCAACCTTGTCAGCAACCTGCTGCGCACCGCTGGCGCCGACAATCTCGGCCAACGCGCCGGCATAGCGGAAACTCTGCGCCTGTCGCACGTGGGCGGATTGATAGTGTTCATTGCAGTCTTCCTGCCCTCACTGATCGCCGCACTCGACGCTCTGCGCATCGAGGCGATTTCCCGCCCGGCCACCGAGATGCTGAGCATGTTCCTCGCCGCCGTGCCACACATCATCGCCGCTGGCCTGATCCTGGGACTCACCTGGCTGGTGGGCTCATT from Methylobacillus flagellatus KT harbors:
- a CDS encoding porin, whose protein sequence is MDKRLVYSVGTYEGNRASSFNGNNALNPNRSDDLMFSGRLQYDFWDAGNDPAYYTSSTYYGKDVLSVALVGMYQKDAVGAVGASDDYFAYNIDALLEKKFAAGVLNLEGAAYKYDFSTTAVNADPNGHKSGKAYLGLVSWMFNDTVGWGKFQPYARYQRFDASSGTLFNPDVKEYDLGLNYIIDGHNARISTVYTKTKTQGADDIDKFTVGLQLQF
- a CDS encoding LexA family protein; amino-acid sequence: MGQDKDIEYLGKLQDYFAEHKTLPTFSHVAQLLGFKSKNAVTSCVARLKLQGFIDYAPDKRLKPGRRFFERIIAESTVQAGFATPAYGDSLDTMGIDDYLIEKPSQTILITVRGDSMKDAGIFDGDVVIVEKRPFANVGDIVVAILNKEFTLKTLGKEGNQFVLIPANKDFPVIRPEGDFEIFGVVVGQFRKYG
- a CDS encoding MgtC/SapB family protein, which encodes MLHLLIALGAGLLIGAERGWQERDETESRQSAGIRTFALTGLLGGLSALLSQHLGIAVWVTVLVALMLVVSIAYVGDLRRNGDQGITSELALLITFLLGSLALSDNVMLASAGAVVVALLLSLKNVLHTLLKRMSEAELSGALKLLFISVVMLPVLPNESYDSWQVFNPYTTWWMVVLIAALSFIAYIAVRLTGTRYGLMLTAILGSLVSSTAMTLTLSRLSAKNLHSLLAAGLLATSGLMFPRVLLEVAVVNASLLPPIAWSLGTMFLVYMVGAAVFWRRAVHQEPANAETPLRNPFELRPALRFALLLTLILFLVEAGRRYWGDTGVYLVSLMAGIADVDAITLSLSRSAHQELASHVAVLGIVLAVVSNSIFKAVLVGLIGGRELALRTYPVIALALVAGISVLLLSV
- a CDS encoding LLM class flavin-dependent oxidoreductase, with amino-acid sequence MMHINLFLFGCGHHNAAWRHPDSQVERLGDIRYYEEMAQLAERGKLDAVFFADGHATNNITDGPRWFLEPVTMLTAISRATRHIGLVSTISSTFFTPFHAARLMASLDHISGGRAGWNVVTSMFDVEARNHGYEAMPGHAERYARAEEFIQAVLQLWDSWDDGALLNDRAGDYVDESRVRQINHRGKHFLVDGPLTVPRPPQGHPVLFQAGASEHGRALAAKHAEAIYAVAYDLPSAQAYYRDVKARVKAAGRQVDVPILPGLVTFIGSTEAEARAKQRALDELLPAETSLRQLQLFIDQDCMGWELDAPVPPLPPLEAFTGPKGRYATVLRIIETERPTVRQLLGRLAAGGGHCTMVGTPEQVADQMEHWFRNGGADGFNLMPPVQPDSVQDFVDHVIPILQRRGLFREDYEHTTLRGHLGLARPGRQ
- a CDS encoding 3-oxoacyl-ACP reductase, which gives rise to MGNPSSSLLPIQEQLVLVTGAGRGLGRHIARAFLGQGASVVVNYLHSAEAAEALADEAPGRALAIRADVSDAVAVRAMVEQAQAHFGKTVTTIVNNALPDFKFNGDARSHAHELAWEELQQQFEGVVRGALNTVQACLPGMRAQGGGRVINIGTNLFQNPVVPYHDYTAAKAALLSLTRTLAQDLGPDGITVNMVSGGLLRTTDASAATPDAVFDLIAASTPLRRVTTPEEFADAVLFFASPWSRAVTGQNLVVDGGLVKN
- a CDS encoding sodium:solute symporter family transporter, whose amino-acid sequence is MLSTQAVFTWLVFFAAIFAIAGIAYSRRFRGNLEEYIVARNSQGTLASIMTLLASSLGAWILFSPAQAATWGGLTAVIGYAIGAMSPRLAMIPLGKRMRELMPSGHSLTEFLIARYGKPMYLLALTIMLFYLFIAMSAEITAIAKMVTLLAPVPLWATAAIVLGFTLLYTTYGGLRASIFTDKVQIVIIIPLLAALVFIGWQATGGIAPIAEKLQHTAPQLIDLEDIGGIKAGLTFFVAILLTGIFHQGNWQRIYSAKDIPTMRNGFLLGGILVVPFIFIMGLFGLAFMAMTPDGDSSVALFSVIMPNIPLWLAVALIPLGISLVMCSVDTAISAISSIVAVDIGRVMPRSSAASLMRLSRWLVLLVAIPVLVVAAQGYSVLYLFLLADLLCAAAAFPVFFGLFSRSHTGREAVTGTVAGLAAGLFMFPMPYQPVTHLLESFLLAALAPVVVITLMRLLKRRKQHFDLTTLNGSVRKLDGGQL
- a CDS encoding mechanosensitive ion channel, with protein sequence MNTQWNNVWSTVQAGLGDNMLQLLGALAILVLGWLFAVLVRAGVRRGLGMADLNRRFAQMTGQTGKIVDIEKGVAISLFWIVLLFTFVAVLNSLDLAMVSDPFAALLTEMFAYAPRILAALVLALIGWLLASLVRAIITRVLAKTTLDERLAEHAGMAPISDSLAQALFWLVILLFVPAVLGALQLQGLLDPLRDMVGRVLDILPNAVAALVIGSVGWIVATVLRNLVSNLLRTAGADNLGQRAGIAETLRLSHVGGLIVFIAVFLPSLIAALDALRIEAISRPATEMLSMFLAAVPHIIAAGLILGLTWLVGSFAARLLASLLHTLGFDALPARIGLGHAFEGKSASGLVGKIALFFAMLFATVEAANQLGFLQVSDIIATFIRFGGDVLLGSVILVVGFWLAGLAHEAIDRATGPNSRGLARIARFAILGLVVAMGLRAMGIADDIVNLAFGLTLGAIAVAVALSFGLGGREAAGKLMDHWLSKFIDDDKQN